The following proteins are co-located in the Heliorestis convoluta genome:
- the whiG gene encoding RNA polymerase sigma factor WhiG: MTLSPTKEDQARLWKQYKVSKDDTAREELILLYAPLVKYVAGRLSMLLPPNVDRDDLTSYGIFGLIDAIEKFDLSRGLKFETYAIARIRGSILDGLRAMDWVPASLRQKAKEVEKTMASLAHQLGREATDEEVAQAMGITSKDYQKIIHDLKATTLLSLDEYWPSDRDKSETVSLIETIVDENVEDPGMSIEFQEIKEILTKAIDRLSDKEQKVIALYYYEGLTLKEIGVVLQLSESRISQIHTKAILRLRGQLARQKKKIFNV, encoded by the coding sequence ATGACGTTGTCTCCGACCAAAGAGGATCAGGCCAGGCTCTGGAAACAATACAAAGTAAGCAAAGACGATACAGCAAGAGAAGAGCTAATTTTACTGTATGCACCGCTCGTCAAATACGTAGCAGGAAGACTCTCTATGCTCTTGCCTCCGAATGTTGATAGAGATGATCTTACCAGCTATGGAATTTTTGGACTTATTGATGCAATCGAAAAGTTTGATCTTTCTCGAGGCCTCAAATTTGAGACTTATGCAATTGCTCGAATTCGAGGCTCCATATTAGACGGATTACGAGCAATGGATTGGGTACCTGCTTCTTTGCGGCAAAAAGCAAAAGAAGTGGAAAAAACAATGGCTTCTCTAGCGCATCAGTTGGGTCGAGAAGCAACTGATGAAGAAGTAGCACAAGCCATGGGCATAACAAGTAAAGATTATCAGAAAATCATACATGATCTAAAAGCAACGACTTTATTATCTTTAGATGAATACTGGCCATCTGACAGAGATAAGAGTGAAACAGTATCGCTAATTGAGACAATTGTAGATGAAAACGTTGAAGATCCTGGTATGTCAATAGAATTTCAAGAAATTAAAGAAATTTTGACGAAAGCTATTGATAGACTTTCAGATAAAGAACAGAAAGTAATAGCCCTCTACTATTACGAAGGCTTAACTTTAAAAGAAATTGGCGTTGTACTTCAATTATCAGAGTCTCGTATTTCACAAATCCACACAAAAGCTATATTACGACTTCGAGGACAACTGGCTCGGCAAAAGAAAAAAATATTTAACGTATAG
- a CDS encoding chemotaxis protein CheW, which translates to MEKADIYDESQLVAFMLDGEEYAVNIHYVQEINRLLTITRVPKAPFYVEGVINLRGNVVPVIDLRKRFSLPPRETTDRTRIIIVKVKDITVGVIVDGVSEVISLPNDNIEPPPGLQSSLDQDYIYGVGKIEERLLILINIEKILAIEALIEND; encoded by the coding sequence ATGGAAAAGGCAGACATTTATGATGAATCTCAACTGGTAGCCTTTATGTTAGATGGCGAGGAATATGCTGTTAATATTCACTATGTCCAAGAGATTAATCGCTTGCTGACAATAACACGGGTTCCCAAAGCACCTTTTTATGTTGAAGGGGTAATTAACTTAAGAGGAAACGTTGTGCCAGTCATCGACCTGCGCAAACGCTTTTCTCTACCTCCCCGAGAAACAACCGATAGAACTCGAATTATTATAGTTAAAGTAAAAGACATCACTGTAGGTGTTATCGTCGATGGCGTATCAGAAGTCATTAGCTTACCGAATGATAATATCGAACCACCACCAGGATTGCAAAGTTCTTTAGATCAAGACTATATTTATGGTGTTGGTAAGATTGAAGAACGTCTTTTAATTTTGATCAATATTGAAAAAATTTTAGCCATAGAAGCTTTAATCGAAAACGATTGA
- the tsf gene encoding translation elongation factor Ts encodes MVTAAMVKELRERTGAGMMDCKKALAETKGDLEKAVDLLREKGLAAAAKKSSRIAAEGRVESYIHGDGRIGVLIEVNCETDFVAKTDDYRSLCRDLAMQVAAVKPEYVRREEVPAANIEREKEVLRSQALNEGKPAHIVDKMVDGRIDKYYKEICLMEQSFIKNPDQTVEEMIKEAIARIGENINIRRFVRFELGEGLEKRQDDFAAEVMAEMNK; translated from the coding sequence GTGGTTACAGCAGCCATGGTGAAAGAATTACGCGAGCGCACGGGCGCAGGTATGATGGACTGTAAAAAAGCACTGGCAGAGACAAAAGGCGATTTAGAAAAAGCCGTTGATTTACTTCGTGAAAAAGGCTTAGCCGCAGCAGCAAAAAAATCAAGCCGTATTGCAGCAGAAGGCCGCGTAGAGTCTTATATTCATGGTGATGGACGTATTGGTGTACTGATTGAAGTTAACTGTGAGACTGACTTTGTGGCAAAAACAGATGACTATCGCAGCCTATGTCGTGATTTGGCTATGCAAGTAGCAGCTGTTAAGCCTGAATATGTTAGACGAGAAGAAGTTCCAGCTGCTAATATTGAGAGAGAGAAAGAAGTACTTCGTTCACAAGCTCTCAACGAAGGCAAGCCTGCACATATTGTCGACAAAATGGTTGATGGTCGAATTGACAAGTATTATAAAGAAATCTGCCTAATGGAACAAAGCTTTATCAAAAATCCCGATCAGACTGTAGAAGAGATGATCAAAGAAGCAATTGCTCGTATTGGTGAGAACATCAATATTCGACGCTTTGTTCGCTTTGAATTGGGAGAAGGCTTAGAAAAGCGGCAAGATGACTTTGCAGCTGAAGTAATGGCTGAAATGAACAAGTAA
- a CDS encoding DUF342 domain-containing protein, whose translation MTEERKVKSREEKEEEQVERKDGEAHVTVSRDEMEAYLTIVPPKGGAPVTREIAKKALLEMGIQYGFIEEEIDRAILEMNPMDSVLVAKGKVATHGKDGIIEYRFSTDNRIQPVELDNGRVDFYNLNLIKNVQVGEILAVKIAPTAGESGMTVKGNELKAKPGKDVRIAFGKNTQLSPDEMILTATLAGHVHVNGGKISVDPVYELRGDVDFASGNLNFLGTVLVRGSITYGFSVQCEGDLEIGGSIDGGSVTVGGNLTVRQGIQGQQRSIIDVKGNVLSKFIQNATIKAGGDVMVGEAIMHSYIDAGTNLMVGGKKGLIVGGQCRTGREIAAKTIGSLHATVTELEVGVCPRVRQKYSEAIKKLEENRSNLDKTQKAIKVLKDWEARLGSLAEDKRMLLLRLTRTQFQLLKTIKDLEAEREVLELRLDEGNRGKIRAASCIYPGVAIKIGQYTTRIRDKIDFATALVEDGELHFKPYNY comes from the coding sequence ATGACGGAAGAAAGAAAGGTGAAGTCTAGAGAAGAAAAAGAAGAAGAGCAAGTAGAGAGAAAAGACGGAGAGGCTCATGTAACTGTTTCACGAGATGAAATGGAAGCCTACTTAACGATAGTGCCACCAAAAGGCGGCGCGCCTGTTACACGAGAAATAGCAAAAAAAGCACTATTAGAAATGGGTATTCAATACGGTTTTATTGAAGAAGAAATAGATAGAGCTATTCTTGAAATGAATCCTATGGATAGTGTTTTAGTAGCAAAAGGCAAAGTAGCCACTCATGGGAAAGATGGAATCATAGAATATCGATTTAGCACTGATAACAGAATTCAGCCTGTAGAATTAGACAATGGTCGAGTAGACTTTTATAACCTAAATTTAATTAAGAATGTACAAGTTGGCGAAATATTGGCTGTAAAAATAGCACCTACAGCGGGAGAATCAGGAATGACTGTGAAAGGCAATGAACTAAAAGCCAAGCCTGGCAAAGATGTTCGAATTGCCTTTGGTAAAAACACACAACTGAGCCCTGACGAAATGATACTCACAGCTACATTGGCAGGCCATGTTCATGTGAACGGAGGTAAGATTAGTGTCGATCCCGTTTATGAGTTGAGAGGTGACGTTGACTTTGCATCAGGGAACCTAAACTTTTTAGGTACCGTTCTTGTTCGCGGCTCTATCACTTATGGTTTCTCCGTTCAATGTGAAGGAGACTTAGAAATAGGAGGTTCCATTGACGGGGGTTCTGTCACTGTTGGAGGCAACCTTACAGTACGTCAAGGTATACAAGGTCAACAACGCTCTATCATTGATGTGAAAGGCAATGTCTTATCGAAATTTATTCAGAATGCAACAATTAAAGCAGGTGGCGATGTAATGGTAGGAGAGGCCATCATGCATTCTTACATTGATGCAGGCACCAATCTTATGGTCGGTGGAAAAAAAGGACTCATTGTTGGTGGACAATGTAGAACCGGTCGAGAGATTGCTGCAAAAACTATAGGCTCTCTTCATGCTACAGTTACTGAATTAGAAGTAGGCGTTTGCCCAAGGGTTCGTCAAAAATACAGTGAAGCTATAAAAAAGCTCGAAGAAAACCGCTCTAATCTGGACAAAACACAAAAAGCAATCAAAGTTTTAAAAGACTGGGAAGCAAGACTCGGCTCATTGGCAGAAGATAAACGAATGTTACTATTGAGACTGACACGTACACAATTTCAACTACTAAAGACAATTAAAGATTTAGAAGCAGAAAGAGAAGTCTTAGAACTTCGTTTAGATGAAGGCAATCGAGGAAAAATTCGAGCAGCCAGTTGTATTTATCCAGGAGTGGCTATAAAAATAGGTCAATATACAACACGAATTCGTGATAAAATTGACTTTGCAACTGCTCTTGTTGAAGATGGGGAGCTGCATTTCAAACCTTATAACTACTAG
- a CDS encoding chemotaxis protein CheD — translation MADLKVSKAPQNLMTSGLGSCIGICLYDGTARVGGLAHIMLPASTQARSSDNKAKFADTAIPFLIDEMRRLGAVKSRLVAKIAGGAQMFAFPGSSDVMRIGERNAEAVIIHLRRENIPLLAKETGGNYGRTIELDTSTGKLHIRTIDRGEKVL, via the coding sequence ATGGCCGATTTAAAAGTTTCAAAAGCACCTCAAAATCTAATGACCTCTGGCTTAGGTTCTTGTATAGGAATTTGTCTCTATGATGGTACAGCTCGAGTCGGAGGTCTAGCCCATATCATGCTCCCTGCATCAACGCAGGCCCGAAGCTCAGATAATAAAGCAAAGTTTGCAGATACAGCGATACCTTTTTTGATAGATGAGATGCGACGTCTAGGTGCCGTAAAAAGCCGCCTGGTAGCAAAAATTGCTGGGGGTGCACAAATGTTTGCTTTTCCCGGCTCTTCGGATGTAATGCGGATTGGGGAGCGAAATGCAGAAGCGGTTATTATACATCTAAGACGAGAAAATATACCTTTGCTGGCGAAAGAAACTGGTGGCAATTATGGTCGTACTATTGAACTAGATACAAGCACAGGAAAATTGCATATACGTACTATTGATCGTGGAGAAAAAGTGCTATAG
- the rpsB gene encoding 30S ribosomal protein S2 — protein MAVISMKQLLEAGVHFGHQTRRWNPKMAPYIFTERNGIYIIDLQKTVRKVDDAYNFIREVAAQGKKILFVGTKKQAQDSVKEEAERCGMYFINQRWLGGMLTNFQTIQKRIARLRELEKMEEDGTMQLLPKKEVSQLIHEKEKLERFLGGIKDMKELPGAIFIIDPRKERIAVAEARRLGIPLVGIVDTNCDPDEIDYVIPGNDDAIRAVKLLTAKMADAVLEGNQGQSEAQ, from the coding sequence GTGGCGGTTATCTCCATGAAGCAATTATTAGAAGCTGGTGTTCATTTTGGACATCAGACACGACGCTGGAACCCTAAGATGGCCCCCTACATCTTCACTGAGCGTAACGGAATTTACATTATTGATCTACAGAAGACGGTACGCAAAGTAGACGACGCTTATAACTTTATTCGTGAAGTGGCGGCACAGGGCAAAAAGATTCTTTTTGTTGGTACGAAGAAGCAAGCACAAGACTCTGTAAAAGAAGAAGCAGAACGTTGTGGCATGTATTTCATCAACCAGCGCTGGCTTGGTGGTATGTTGACAAACTTCCAAACGATTCAAAAGCGCATTGCACGTTTGCGTGAGCTAGAGAAGATGGAAGAAGACGGCACCATGCAATTGTTGCCCAAAAAAGAAGTCTCTCAATTGATACACGAAAAAGAGAAGCTTGAGCGCTTCCTTGGCGGTATTAAAGATATGAAGGAACTTCCTGGCGCTATCTTTATCATTGATCCTCGTAAAGAGCGTATTGCTGTAGCCGAGGCTCGTCGCTTAGGAATTCCACTCGTTGGCATTGTAGATACAAACTGCGATCCCGATGAGATTGATTACGTCATTCCTGGTAATGACGATGCTATCAGAGCAGTAAAGCTGTTAACAGCAAAAATGGCTGATGCTGTTCTTGAAGGCAACCAAGGACAATCGGAAGCCCAATAA